The Labrenzia sp. CE80 genome window below encodes:
- a CDS encoding TetR/AcrR family transcriptional regulator: MHADEDIMPMAERDPSPRKGSRTAARVRASALKLFARHGYAAVSMRQIASDVGVQPGALYNHFPTKQDILKDLMLSHMRDLLDTWTAFSDEAGESADPLDVFVRFHIRYHLQRREEVFISYMELRNLEPENFAEVEAERRRYESILKAILEDGQKSGTYRIADTGVAARAIIAMLTGIPNWYRENGPLSADKIEEIYLEMVRGSVAATLLTASIESD, encoded by the coding sequence ATGCACGCAGATGAAGACATCATGCCAATGGCAGAACGCGATCCATCACCGCGCAAGGGATCGCGCACGGCGGCACGTGTGCGCGCGTCTGCGCTGAAGCTCTTCGCCCGCCATGGCTACGCAGCCGTCTCCATGCGCCAGATCGCGTCGGATGTCGGCGTCCAACCGGGCGCGCTCTACAACCATTTCCCGACCAAACAAGACATCCTCAAGGACCTGATGCTGTCGCACATGCGTGACCTTCTCGACACATGGACCGCTTTCTCAGACGAAGCAGGCGAGTCGGCAGATCCCCTCGATGTCTTTGTCCGCTTCCACATCCGCTATCACCTGCAGCGCCGGGAGGAAGTCTTCATTTCCTACATGGAGCTTCGTAACCTTGAGCCGGAAAACTTCGCCGAGGTTGAAGCAGAACGTCGCCGGTATGAGTCAATCCTGAAGGCAATTCTCGAAGACGGCCAAAAGAGCGGGACCTATCGCATTGCCGATACTGGCGTGGCCGCCCGCGCGATCATCGCGATGCTCACCGGCATTCCCAATTGGTACCGGGAAAACGGCCCTCTTTCGGCGGATAAAATCGAAGAAATCTACCTCGAAATGGTCCGCGGCAGCGTTGCCGCCACACTCCTGACCGCCAGTATCGAAAGCGACTGA